The Chitinophaga pinensis DSM 2588 region ATCTAAAAATTTGAATTAACAGGAGTATAAGTAACCAGCAACTTCGCAAAGCATCAACAGCCAAAATCATTTTTTTCTAAAACCTAAACACTTTTTTATTTGATGAAAAGCACTAGCTAAAACGTTTTATACAACAGTTAGGAGATACTATCCCAATGCAGAAAAACTGCATCATCATCTATTTCACGTTATAGTTTCCACGGGTCCGGAGCGTATTGTTCACCCTGATCTCTAGTATAAATACCTCTTTTAGCAAATGCTATGGAAGCCTCAATGACTTTGGTTGTGCGCTTCCGGTAATTCCAGTATATAAATACATGATGTAATCGATTACTCAGCGTGATGCGCTGATGTGATCAACTCTGCCTGTCTTAAATTATTTACCTTATGCGTGTACTCGTACGGATCTTCATTTCGTGCCTGGCACTGTATTGCCCAAACCTTTTGTCAGGGCAGGATACAGCGAAATTACACAGACCGGAGGTCCGTGTAACAAAGGCCGATTCTATTTCAGTGGAACGTGAAAATGTTTATCCATATTCCTCTCTGCATCAGTTGCTGAAAGGCAATGCAGCCGGTGTATATATACAGGAACCAAGTGGAGAACAGGGGGGCTACAGCGGTATAGCACTAAGAGGTACTGCTATCCCTTTTATCAGCAGTAAAGATATTTATGAGTCGCAACCTACAGTTATACTCGATGGTATTCCATTGATCATGGACCATCCCTTTACTTTTGATATCCAGCTGTTTGGTTATAATCACCTGGGGCCTGCTACCAATCTGCTTTCAACCATAGATCTGAATAATATCGAAAAGATCGAAGTGGTAAAGGATTTTGGTCACGCGGCAATGTATGGCCCGCGTGCAGTGAATGGCGGCGTCATATTACTTACTACAAAAGCACCGGTTGTCGGTCGCCGGAGAATAAGTTTTAACACCTATTTCGGTATGGTGCAACGTCCGCATATCTACACCACCAACGCCAAATTTGAAAACGAATTCCGGCAGCGTTTCTATGATAAATATGCAACTACTGAACAGTTGCAGACATACCCGCTTTACCTGCGCGATTCCACTAATAACGCCTACTACGGCCCATCCGACTGGACAGACCTCTACTTCAAAAACAGGCCGGTATATGGTGTGAATGCCAGTCTTTCCAGTGGAACTGACCGCGCTAATTTTATGTTTGCAGCAGGTAACCAGCGTTCTGCCAATACAGCGGATAACAGCAAGATGGATCGCTATAACGCGATGTTTGAAATTAACATGGTGCCACTGAAAGGATTGACAATATCCTCAATGATCAGTGCCTCCCGTCTTGAAAGAACCCGTAGCTCCTGGTTACGCGACCGCTTCGCGGAAATGCAATATCTACCTGATCTCAGTAGTCCGCTGCCACCCAATAAGAACTACTATGGCCAGTACCTGAATGAGTTTCAGAAGTCATTCGATGATAATAAAACCAACGAGGTAAATGGTTACTTTAAAGTGAACGTCAAACTGGGTGATAGCTGGCAGATAAATTCCATGTTCGGATTTGACTATAACGAAGGACTCCGCGATCTCTTCTATCCCAGTACACTGCTGGAAAAGGTGAACTACCTGTCCAACTATTTCGGATATAATCAACGGGTATTCTTCAATAACAATATCCAGTACAATCATACCTTCAATGAGAAACACCGCATCAGCGTAGAAGCAGGTGAAGGTTTTCAGGCAGATTATCACCGGTACAACTATGCATACGCATACAAAGGCCCGAATGACCTGATCCGTATTAATCTGCTGCACTCCGATATCCTCAAATCAGAGTACCTTTCTCCTAAATCCTTCGACCATGCGCTGATATTCTCTTTCCTGGATAAACAGCGTGCGCGTTTGTTGTCATTCTATGGCCGTGCTGCTTACTCCTACAATGATCAACTGGACGTATCCGTATTGTTCCGCGCCGATGGTTCTTCCAGTGCGCAGCCTGACAACTGGTGGTTATACACACCTACAGTCACCGCAGGTGTGAATATCAAGAACATCTGGCTGAAAGAACAAAATAGCATCAATGCCCTGAAACTACAGGCCAGCTGGGGAAGAATCGGCAGGCTCATGCCGGATGACCGCTTTGGAGAAGGCTCGCAGTACACTTCGGATATGTCTTTCAGCAACAACCCGGTTCGTTTTTCCTATAACGGTTTCCCGGGCATCAGCAGGGCTTATTCCTCCGGATATATCGGCTATGGTATTACCTGGCCATATGCAGATCAGCTGAATGTAAATCTGACAGGCGCATTCCTGAACAACAGGCTGCAGGTCTCCCTGGATCTCTACAATAAGGAAGACCACAACATGCTGCTCGGCGTACCATTCGCTGCTGAATATGGGTACAACTTCCGCTATAAGAACGGTATGGACGTTCGTAACCGTGGTATCGATCTGGGTGTAAAAGCCAGCGTATTACCCGCAACCAGCGCTTTACAATGGATACCAGGTATTACGCTCAACTATAATAAAAACACTTTACTCGCTTTGCCTGACGGCAGGGATGAACTGGTCGTAGCCAATGGCAGCAAATTATTGCGTGTAGGTCATGCGATCGATCAGTACTGGGTACTGGAAAACGATGGTATCTATAATCGCGATGGTGAAATTCCTGTCAGTGCAGAAGGGAAAAGACTGAATTATAAAGGTATCGCTTTACAGGCAGGTGATCCCCGCTGGAAAGACAGGAACGGCGATTATATCATTGACGACAAGGACAAAGTATTGAAAGGACACGTATTACCAGTGCTTTCCGGTGGTTTTAACAGTGATTTCTACTGGCGTGGCTTTAGCCTGGGATTCTCTTTCTACTATACCCTGGGCCGTAAGGTAATGAATGCCGAAGTGGCTGACCGTTTCGACTTCATTAATAAAGAAGGTAAGATAGATATGAGTGCTGTAAAGGAGATCACCTTCTGGAGCAAAGTAGGTAACTATGACAAATATCCCCTGTATAATCCCTGGAGCACGGTGGATGCCTACCGTATTGACCAGGACCTCTTCCTGGAAAATGGTTCCTTCCTGAAACTGCGCAACCTCTCGCTGCAATATGATCTGACCACCGCTAAATGGTGGAATAAAAAGGGAAAGATCAATGGACTGGCTATCTACGCTACCGCTACTAACCTGTTTACCATCACACCTTATACCGGTGGTGATCCGGAACTGGTAGACTTCAATGGCTTTGATACCGGTTATTCATTACCGCTTTCCAGGACTTACACCATAGGACTTAAAATGGATCTCTGATGAAACGTTTACTGCTTATAACAATATGTTGTTGCACGACTGTGCTGACAGGATGTAACAAGTTGCTCGATATTAACTCTTCTCATGCAGTATCAGAGGAAAACTTCTGGAACTCGCATGAGGATACCCGTACGGCGCTTATCGGCGTATACGGACTCTTACGTGCCGCTATGGCGGACAATAACGCCTGGTGGATGTATGGGGAATTCCGTAAAGGAGACTTCTTCGCCATCCAAAGACAGGATATGAAGGCACTTATCCGTAATGACCTGCGGGCAGCTTATCCTTTGCTGGAACAACTCTCTAACTGGCGTCGCTTCTATGCAGTGATCAATGCGGCGAATATGTTCCTTGAACACGTTGGTGAGGTAAAAGCACGCGATCCTAAATATTCAGACGAGAATATGCGGGTAGACATCGCACAGATGCGTTGTATACGTGCCTATGTTTATTTCTTCCTTGTATCCGTATGGGGGGATGTACCCCTGATCACCGCTTCTCATGACGGTGAGTTTGCCAACAAGGCAAGAGAAAGCAAAGAAAATGTACTGGCATTTGTAGAAAAGGAACTGGTACAGTCAGCGGCTGATCTGCCTTATAAATATAGCGCCAACGATCCACAGCAATCCGGTAGTTACTATAACGAAACCGATACCCGCTGGTCAGGTGTACTGGCGCGTAAACACACTGCCTACGCTATTCTGGCCCATGTGGCAGCCTGGCAGGGTAAGTATGTGGATGCATCCGTATACGCACAGTTTGTACTGGATAATTACTCAAAAGGCGGCAGCTATTACATCAACACAGACGAACTGGTTAACAGCAACGGTTTTTTCAAATGGAAAAAGGACAATCACATCCTGGCATTCAACTTCGACTGGGGCCATGTGGATGCTACTTTCTCCGGTCACCTGGAAGAACTGACCCTGGCAGCACCGGTTGTGAATAAAGCCCTGCCGGATATCTATGTTCCAAAAGATACGATTCTGTCCGTCTTTGACCGGCCATCTGACGAGCGGTTTAGTCTGGATACGCTCACTGGCGTACCTACATCCCAACGCTACTTTGCCAATTTCAACAGCCAGATTCCCATTTTCAATAAAATAAAAGTGATCCAGGATGGTAATACGTCAGATCCTTCCTTCAGGATCTATTCCAGCACCATCATCATTACCCGCCTGGAAAACATTGCCCTGTTACAGGCAGAATCACTGGCCGTAATCGGCGAACAGCAAAGGGCCATTGACCTGCTGAATACGATCAGAGATCTGCGTAAGATCAAAAGATATGATGCCGCCACAGAAGGTGATCTGATTGACGCCATTTTCAGGGAACGTCGTAAAGAACTGATGGGAGAGGGCTGGCGCTGGTTTGACCTGATCCGCTATAACAAGATCAAACAGAATGATCCTGCCTTTATGGAACTGATTGCCAAAGGTGGTATCTATTGGCCCGTGGCAGAAGATGTTATAAAACAGAACCCATTGATCACCCAGAATCCTTATTGGCAATGATTAAAAAAATGAAACACATGCTGAACATTCAGCAACTGCTTGCGCTGTGTATCTGTGTCGTGCTGCTCTATGGCGGATGCAAAAAGGACAGTGGGTACTATGGTTATCAGAATCAGTTACAGGAATTTGATGGCACTACCTACGATTTCCTGAAAAATGAACACCAGTACGATTCCTTCCTGCTGGCAGTAGAAAGGGTGCACCTGACTGATACGCTGAAGAATGGTTTATATACCGTATTCGCACCTACTGACGCCAGTTTCAAACAGGCTATTGAAAATATGAATACCCTGCGTACTATACAGGGAAGAGCACATATGTATATCAATACCGTTCCCTATGAACAGCTCGATACCCTGGTATGCCGGTATTTTGTAAGAGATACTTTTTCCTCACACGTGATGACTTTACAGGATGGTCTCGGACTGACGACTATCCGCTACAACTACCCAATGCATGGTAAGTTCAAACGTACAGATGCAGAAGGCCATGTCAGTGGCGGTCCCGGCGTCATCACCTACAGTGATACCAAAGGCGTAATCTATACGAATCGCTGGAGCAACGCGACGACCGTAGCCCTCGATATCGTTACGAAGAATGGTTATGTCAACGTGCTGGAAAAGGATCACATGTTTGGATTTGATGAATTCATCCCAAGAATGAATCCAACGGTTTCTTCTCCCTGGAATGATTATCCTTTCTATATACCTGGTGTAGTCGGATTAGAACAATACAACCGTGGCGGTAACAAAGTCGCCTACCTGGACTTCTCCCTGAACAACCAGGGTGGCCAGTATCGCCCTGCTGATCAGGTGGATATTACAACTGCCGGTGAAGGTGGCCTGAAGGTGGGATGGACAGAAACGGGAGAGTGGATGGATTACACTGTAGAAGTAACGCAAACTGGTGAATACGATATGACCTTACGTTACGGTAGCGGAGGTGATGACGGTCGTGTACACCTGGAAATGGATGGTCGTCCGGTAGTAGGTAGCTCCGTTGTTATGCCTGGTTCCGGCGGCTATGATAACTTCCGGGATATTACTACTACTGTTCAGCTGACAGCCGGCCGGCATCTGATGAAGGTCTATTTTGACTTTGCCAACTTCGATCTGCGCTTCCTCAAATTTGTCATTAAGAATGCTCCCATGCCTATACCTGGCGTCATCGCCCTGGAAGACTACGATCCAGGTGGGGAAGGTGTTGGCTACCATGATACCAATACGAGGAATGAAGGTAATAAGTACAGACAATCGGAAGGGATAGATATTGACTTCGCCAAGAATGAAGGTGGTGGTTACCAGGTAGGATGGAACTCTACCGGCGAATGGATGAACTATACTGTCAATGTAAAAGAAACAGGTTCCTACAACACATTTATACTCGTCGGTTCTGAAGGTACGAACGGCATCTTCCACCTGGAATTTGACGGCAAAGATGTGACCGGACAGTTAAAGGTGCCTAATACCGGTGGATACCACAAACGACAGACTATAGCCACCAGTGTATTCCTCACCAAAGGTGTACATGTCATGCGCTTTTTTGTTGACCACGATGGCTTCGATGTGAAGTCTGTCACTTTCCGGCCTTTAAACTAAAATATCAAGACCCATGCGAAAAAGCTTATTATTTTTATCCTTGCTCCTGTTGCTTTTCGCCTGCCGGAAATGGGCGGCAGACGATCTCGACTTCCTTAGCAAACGGGCTGTATACAATCAGAAAGTATTTGCTCCCATTCTGGGCAGGACAACTCTGTACTCCCAGATCTTCAATACAGATAATTCAACTACACCGATCAGTTTCCGTATCCTCAATGTGCGGTACAAAAGAGATGGTAAGGCTGCCAGCGATTTCGATCAACAGACGGATGTGCTGGTCTGGAAGTCCGCTTATACCGGGGAGGAAAAGTCACTGGCAGAAATAGAAAATAAACGTGCTGTAGAACGTCATTCCATATTTGAAATCAGACCAACCTCCGGTGACTTTGTACTGTGGGCTGAAGCCATTCAGTCGAATATGCGTCATCAACCTGACTCAGGTTACCTGTTTGATGTGGAAGCGACCAATTCCGGTGGCACGAACACCTATAAAGATCTTTCGCTGATGCCGATGCGGGAACAGCCATATGCGCCTTATGAATATGATGCAGTTACAGGTATACACCGGGCTAATTTCCCCAACCCTAATGATTCATCTGTATTTGAACTGATCTACAATCATCCGGGCGTATATAACATGGTGGATGATGACACCAACCTTGATCTGAAAGGCGATAGTGTAAGGGTCTTCTTCAATAAAAAAGGGAATGGTAACTCGCTGTCATTCAAGTTTATGGATAAAGACTCATTGCCAATTGATCCTGCGAAATTTAACCTCACTCCCTGGGATTCCCTGATGCATGGTTTTGATAAGAAGATCACGACAACAGAGGTTACTTATCAGGTCGCATATCCAATACCTGCAATGCGGTTTAGAACCAGGTATACCAACGGGGACGGCTCACAGGCTTATGTGAAATTCAGTTTTACCCGTGTGGCATTTGGTAATATCCGCCAGACAGGTGTACTGGACCTCAACTTCAATATTTATCAGAAAGGCGACTGGGAAATTATCTTCTATTTCAGGAACAATCCCCGGTTCAGGGATGAATGAGTTATCAACACAAAAATCTATCGCTATGCAATGTAAGCGTATGTATAAATTTTCAGGACTGCTTTTTCTGCTGCTGCTGCCGATATTTTTGAGCGCGCAGGAAAAAGTACAGATCAAAGGGGTAGTAAGGGACGCCCAGACAAATGAACCACTGGTGGGCGTAAGTATCATGGCGGGTACGCCGCCGAAGGCGGTGGGTGTGACCAATGCAAACGGGTCATTCTCAGTAGCAGTACCAGCAGATGCACAGCTGGTATTCCGCTATATCGGTTTCTCCGATTATAAGATAAAAATGAAAGATAAACGGGACCTGGTGATCCGTCTGGTGGTGACAGAGAATAAACTGAATGAGGCAATCGTGATCGGTTACCAGAAAAAGACCAGGGAGGTAACGACTGGTTCTGCGGTGATCGTAAGTGGTAAGGAATTACAGGACGTTCCCGTATCCAACGTAGAACAACTGTTACAGGGTCGTGTTGCTGGTCTGAATATCCAGAATAATACCGGTACACCGGGTGGTCGTGGTCTGATACAGATCAGGGGCTTGTCTAATATCAGTGTATCCGGTAATGGTAACGACGCGTTCCTGTCGCCGACATCTCCGTTATATGTGATCGATGGGGTACCTGTAGAGGCGGATGCTAACTTCGAATATGGATATCAGTCTGCTGGTCCTGGTGTAAGTCCGCTCTCCCTCATCCCTCCGGAAGACATCGAAAGTATGGAGATCCTGAAAGACTCCCAGGCAACCGCCTTATACGGTTCCAGGGGTGCTTACGGCGTGATTCTGATTACCACCCGTCGGGGTAGTTCTCCGATTCCGCTGGTGAGATATACCGGTAACTTCTTTGTGAATAATCCACCGAAGTTACGTCCGACGATTGGCGGTAAAGAAGAAAGAAGGATCCGACTGGGTATGATCTATGGAGGTAGTAACATGGAAGACATCTATCAGATTTCTACCAAGCCTTTCCTGGCAGATAGTCTGAATCCTTACTATAACAATTCTACCAACTGGCAGGATGTATTTTATGCCACTACGGCCAACCAGACGCACAACGTGAATATCAGTGGCGGTGATCCTAAATTCAACTACAAGGTGGATCTGGGATATTATCATGAAAATGGTGTGATCCGCAATACAGGCTTTGACAGGTATTCCATCAATACGAATATGCTGTACCAGCCTAATACAAAGCTCCGCGTATTCACTACTTTATCCACACAGGTGGGTAGAAGAAACAAAGGCAATGGTAACGGTCTGACACAGAGCGGTGTATCCTCAAATGCTGCTGCTTCTTCACTCTTGCCCGGCCCTTCTTTCTACCAGAGTACAGCTGGTGTTTTGGCGGCTTTAAACACACGTAATGATAACAAAACGGGTAACGTGCGCAGTAGCCTGGATGTCAGCTATCAGCTGGTACCCGGACTGAACCTCGGATCAAGCGTGAGCTATGAATATGCTTCCAATACGGAAGACAGGTTTACGCCGGCAGAAGCGAATAACGACTTCTCACAGATCTATGCCTATAACGACCGTAAATTTACACTGTACAACCGTAACACAATTTCTTATAACCGCGTTGTTAATACAAACCACAATTTCTTTATCTCCGCATTTAACGAATTCTATAACCGTGGCTTCCAGGCGCAGGTGATCCGGCAGGAGAAAACGCCGAATAACCAATACGAAGGACCGCTCGGTTATGATGGATATGCTTCCCGTGGAGGGGGCCTCCTGGATAACTACAGCAAACAGCATGTGGCCTCCTTTGCAGGAACATTTTCCTACAACTACAAACAGAAGTATGTAGTGGACTTCAGTTACAGGATGGACGGTACGTCCAGCTCCGGTTTTGAAGATCCTTACTCCAAGAACCCTGCTATCGGTGTCAGGTGGAACTTTAACAAAGAGGCGGCTTTCAGTGAGAAGACATGGCTCACCTATGGTTCCTTACGTGGTAGCTGGGGACAGAACATCGTTCCCTCCGGCGATATATTTTCCATCTATGGTACCTATGATCCGAGAGGTACTTATAATGCGAATCCACGCCTGGGGATCAACTTCAATCAATTACCCAATACATACCTGCAACCTACAGCTACTACACAGTATAACGGCGGTTTTGAGGCCGGTTTCTTTGATAGCAGGATAGAGGTGATCTTCGACGCTTATTACAAGACCGTAAAGAATCTCCTCCGTACCAAATCGCTGTCCAATATCACAGGTTTCAACGAGATCACCACGAATGAAACTTCACTGATCAACTACGGGTATGAGCTCACCCTGACTTTCCGTCCGCTGCCCCGTACCAGTGAAGTACAGTGGACACTCTCCCTGAATGCGGCGTTGAATAAAGACGTGCTGACCAGTCTCCCGAATGGCGCAAGACAATTGGTACAGTACGACAACTCCACCAGTCAGCATACACTCTTCCGTGTGGGCAGAAACAGTTTGACCAACTACCTGTTGAAAACGGAAGGGGTGTATGCCTCAGATGCAGACGTACCGGTTGATCCGGCTACCGGTCAGCGTTACCGTACGTCCAACGGTACTTATTTCAAGGCAGGCGATCCTATCTGGAAAGACGTGGATGGCAACTACATCCTCGATGCAAATGACTATGTAGCTGCCGGTAACTCACAACCATTGATCACCGGTGGTATCCAGTCTTACGTAAACTGGAAGAATTTCTCACTGAACATCAGTACTTCCTTTACCCTTATCAGGGACATCCTGAACAATGCATTTGCGGAAAGAATGCAGTTCCTGGGCGATCCTTATAATCCAAAGGCAATGGTTGATTTCAGTGATGTGGATTACTGGAAAGGTCCGGGATCCAGCGCTCACTATCCGAATCCTTTTGACTACAAACGCTACAACGATATCAGGCCTTACCGCTATGATCAGACCCTCATACAGGAAGATGGCTCGTATTTCAAGGTTAATACCATGACACTGGCCTACCTGGTGAACAGGAAGTTTACCAATCGCTATGGTATCAATTCAGTCCGCATGTATCTGTCAGGCAATAACCTGATCACCTTCTCACCATACAGCGGCCCTAACCCGGAAAACGTATCGGCGCTGGGACGTGACCAGTCAGGAGGTTATCCGATTGCCCGCAGCTATAACGTGGGATTGAACGTAGAATTCTAAAGTTTTAAATGTATTGCTATGATCCGGAGGTTTATTTATATCACTACCTGTTTACTGCTGATCAGTCAGTACGGGTGCAAAAAGTTCCTGAACGTGGAGCCGCTGGACCGGCTCTCAGGTAATACCTTCTTCAAAACAGCGAAAGATGTGGAAGATAATGCCTGGGACATCTATGGTCTTTTCAGGGATGTAACAGGTTCCTGTCCGCTGTTTGCGATGGCAGGGGAGGCCCGGGGAGGTATGCTGGCCATGTCGCCAAAGGGCGATGGTTCAGACAGAACCTTTGTGGAGTATATCGCGAAGAATGACCTGCTCTCTGTTATTTACAGACCGGCAGGGAAGGAATTCTGGGACATTTTCGACCTGTATAACATGGCGGACTGGAAGCCCTATTATCGCGTTATACAGGCTTGTAATATCCTTATTTACGAAGTAGACAGACGCCAGATACCCGATCTGACAGAAGCCCGTAAAAAGGCTTATAAAGCCGAAGCAACCTTTATGCGTTGTCTGAGCTATTTTATCATGGTGAGAATGTGGGGAGATGTAGTGTACTACACTGACGCCTATCATGAGGCTCCCTTACCCAGGGAGAAAATGGTCAACGTGGTGAATAACTGTATCAATGAACTTACCGCCGTACTGGGCGATATGCCATGGTCATTTACAGAACCGGCCTACCAGGGCGCCAGAGCAAGCAAAGGCGCTGCTATTGGTTTGCTGATGGAGTTACATATGTGGAACGCCGGTTTTGATAAAATCAATGCGCAGCAGCATTACAAGGCTACCGCCGATCTGGGTGATGAGATGATCAAGAGCGGCGCTTATTCACTGCTGCCTATTGAAGAGTCATTCACCATCTTTAAAGGCCGTTCAAGAGAAAGTCTGTTTGATATCGTGATCAGCTCCAACTATGGAGAAGGACTGGCAGAAAAATGGAATGACCTTTCTGAATTTGTTGTGCATTACCCCTATAAACGTCCTGCATACAATCACCAGTATAGTTTTACCTACTTCCGGGCAGAATACCTGCGACGCCTCTATCCGACTGGTGTGCCTGACGCAAGAATAGAAATGTGGTTTGACTCACAGATGTTTGCCAATGACGGCACTTTCATGTTCCTCAAGTATAACAGCCTTTATGAACAGGGTAACTCAGATGTGAATGTGGATAACAACCTCATCGTATTGCGGTACGCAGGCGCTATTCTCCTCAGAGCAGAAGCACTGGCTGAACTGGGCGAAACGCAGACCGCTGAGGCCATCAGGATGATGAATATGATCAGGCTGCGCGCTAAAACACCTGTATATCAGGGTGGCGGCGGACAAGCCCTCAAAGACGCCATCTTCACAGAAAGAGCAAAAGAACTGATGATGGAAGGTCACTACTATTTCGACCTGGTACGTACCGGTCGTGTTACCAACCAGCAATGGTGTTATTATCCGCTTACACAGGCGCAGTTTGATAATGGCGGATGGACCTGGCCTATCAATACCGGCGCGCTGGATAACAACCCTTATATGCAACTGAACAACTATTGGTTAAGATAAAAACTGTTTTATGCGGACAATACTCTGTTTAATGACAGCCCTTTTGATGGTATTCACGGCCTGTAAAAAAGATGAATACTTCCAGGATTCAGGAAAACATGATCCTGCTTTTAAAGGAACTACCATGGATTACCTGGATGCGGTTCCTCTCTACTTTGATTCGCTGGCCACAATAGTGAGACTGGCAGGAATGGAAGAGGTATTCAAAAGCGATACCCTGACATTCTTCGCGCCGACCGATAGAAGTATACTCCGGCTGGTACGGGAATTGAACTACAGCCTGTATTATCAGGGACACGATACAATAAAAACACTCGCTGACGTGCCACAGCGCATCTGGCAGAAGTATCTGCAGATGTACATGTTCCATGGCGCTAATGAGCTGAAAGATTATCCACAGATAGATTATAACCTGCTGAATACTTATCCTGGTCAGGGATACCTGTCCTGGTTCGGTACCCCCATGAATATCGGTGTT contains the following coding sequences:
- a CDS encoding SusC/RagA family TonB-linked outer membrane protein, translating into MRVLVRIFISCLALYCPNLLSGQDTAKLHRPEVRVTKADSISVERENVYPYSSLHQLLKGNAAGVYIQEPSGEQGGYSGIALRGTAIPFISSKDIYESQPTVILDGIPLIMDHPFTFDIQLFGYNHLGPATNLLSTIDLNNIEKIEVVKDFGHAAMYGPRAVNGGVILLTTKAPVVGRRRISFNTYFGMVQRPHIYTTNAKFENEFRQRFYDKYATTEQLQTYPLYLRDSTNNAYYGPSDWTDLYFKNRPVYGVNASLSSGTDRANFMFAAGNQRSANTADNSKMDRYNAMFEINMVPLKGLTISSMISASRLERTRSSWLRDRFAEMQYLPDLSSPLPPNKNYYGQYLNEFQKSFDDNKTNEVNGYFKVNVKLGDSWQINSMFGFDYNEGLRDLFYPSTLLEKVNYLSNYFGYNQRVFFNNNIQYNHTFNEKHRISVEAGEGFQADYHRYNYAYAYKGPNDLIRINLLHSDILKSEYLSPKSFDHALIFSFLDKQRARLLSFYGRAAYSYNDQLDVSVLFRADGSSSAQPDNWWLYTPTVTAGVNIKNIWLKEQNSINALKLQASWGRIGRLMPDDRFGEGSQYTSDMSFSNNPVRFSYNGFPGISRAYSSGYIGYGITWPYADQLNVNLTGAFLNNRLQVSLDLYNKEDHNMLLGVPFAAEYGYNFRYKNGMDVRNRGIDLGVKASVLPATSALQWIPGITLNYNKNTLLALPDGRDELVVANGSKLLRVGHAIDQYWVLENDGIYNRDGEIPVSAEGKRLNYKGIALQAGDPRWKDRNGDYIIDDKDKVLKGHVLPVLSGGFNSDFYWRGFSLGFSFYYTLGRKVMNAEVADRFDFINKEGKIDMSAVKEITFWSKVGNYDKYPLYNPWSTVDAYRIDQDLFLENGSFLKLRNLSLQYDLTTAKWWNKKGKINGLAIYATATNLFTITPYTGGDPELVDFNGFDTGYSLPLSRTYTIGLKMDL
- a CDS encoding RagB/SusD family nutrient uptake outer membrane protein — translated: MKRLLLITICCCTTVLTGCNKLLDINSSHAVSEENFWNSHEDTRTALIGVYGLLRAAMADNNAWWMYGEFRKGDFFAIQRQDMKALIRNDLRAAYPLLEQLSNWRRFYAVINAANMFLEHVGEVKARDPKYSDENMRVDIAQMRCIRAYVYFFLVSVWGDVPLITASHDGEFANKARESKENVLAFVEKELVQSAADLPYKYSANDPQQSGSYYNETDTRWSGVLARKHTAYAILAHVAAWQGKYVDASVYAQFVLDNYSKGGSYYINTDELVNSNGFFKWKKDNHILAFNFDWGHVDATFSGHLEELTLAAPVVNKALPDIYVPKDTILSVFDRPSDERFSLDTLTGVPTSQRYFANFNSQIPIFNKIKVIQDGNTSDPSFRIYSSTIIITRLENIALLQAESLAVIGEQQRAIDLLNTIRDLRKIKRYDAATEGDLIDAIFRERRKELMGEGWRWFDLIRYNKIKQNDPAFMELIAKGGIYWPVAEDVIKQNPLITQNPYWQ
- a CDS encoding carbohydrate-binding protein → MLNIQQLLALCICVVLLYGGCKKDSGYYGYQNQLQEFDGTTYDFLKNEHQYDSFLLAVERVHLTDTLKNGLYTVFAPTDASFKQAIENMNTLRTIQGRAHMYINTVPYEQLDTLVCRYFVRDTFSSHVMTLQDGLGLTTIRYNYPMHGKFKRTDAEGHVSGGPGVITYSDTKGVIYTNRWSNATTVALDIVTKNGYVNVLEKDHMFGFDEFIPRMNPTVSSPWNDYPFYIPGVVGLEQYNRGGNKVAYLDFSLNNQGGQYRPADQVDITTAGEGGLKVGWTETGEWMDYTVEVTQTGEYDMTLRYGSGGDDGRVHLEMDGRPVVGSSVVMPGSGGYDNFRDITTTVQLTAGRHLMKVYFDFANFDLRFLKFVIKNAPMPIPGVIALEDYDPGGEGVGYHDTNTRNEGNKYRQSEGIDIDFAKNEGGGYQVGWNSTGEWMNYTVNVKETGSYNTFILVGSEGTNGIFHLEFDGKDVTGQLKVPNTGGYHKRQTIATSVFLTKGVHVMRFFVDHDGFDVKSVTFRPLN
- a CDS encoding DUF5007 domain-containing protein, translating into MRKSLLFLSLLLLLFACRKWAADDLDFLSKRAVYNQKVFAPILGRTTLYSQIFNTDNSTTPISFRILNVRYKRDGKAASDFDQQTDVLVWKSAYTGEEKSLAEIENKRAVERHSIFEIRPTSGDFVLWAEAIQSNMRHQPDSGYLFDVEATNSGGTNTYKDLSLMPMREQPYAPYEYDAVTGIHRANFPNPNDSSVFELIYNHPGVYNMVDDDTNLDLKGDSVRVFFNKKGNGNSLSFKFMDKDSLPIDPAKFNLTPWDSLMHGFDKKITTTEVTYQVAYPIPAMRFRTRYTNGDGSQAYVKFSFTRVAFGNIRQTGVLDLNFNIYQKGDWEIIFYFRNNPRFRDE